In the Synergistaceae bacterium genome, TCGGCGGGATATTTTGTCCGTTGAACGAGAAGACCGGCGAAATTTCGTTATTAAAGACTCTCGACCTGTTGAAACCTTTTGCTGTTATATTATCAGAAGGCGTTAAATCGGAGTTAGAGTCCTCGTTAAAAAATTCCGGCTGGGTCTGCGCGAGACTCGGAAGTGAGAATTTAACAGGCAATGAAAATTTTACGGGAAAGATTCAGCCTTCAGACGATTTTGACAAGACTCTTGCTGTAATTTTCTCGACATCAGGCACAACAGGCGACCCTAAAGCAGTACCGCTGACTCACGAAAATATTTATGATAATTGCGTAGCTTGTCTTGAACATGTACCGGACTTGCACGAGTCAGACAGTTTATTAAATGTCCTGCCTAACTTTCACGCGTTCGGATTCACAATTTGCAGTGTTCTCCCGTTTGTGTTAGGAGCGACTCAAGTTTTAGTTGCAAATTTTATGCCTCCTTCAAACGTGATAAAAGCTCTTGAGCTCACAAAGCCTACTGTTTTATTGCTTGTGCCTACTATGTTAGGATTTGCTGCCTCAATGCTTGAACGTGCCGGAAAAAAATTAACCGGAATAAAACTCGTTATCGCCGGTGGAGATAGATACAACACAAAACTTGACGACAGAATCACAGCAGCATTCGGAGTCCCAGTAATCGAGGGTTACGGAATCACAGAATGTTCGCCGGTCTTGGCCGTGAATCCGACTCCAGCGTCGCGAAAATTGGGTACTGTCGGGCCAGCATTGCCGAGATTTGAATTACAATTACGCAGCGAATCAGGCGAAAAATTAACAATCCCCGGAGAGGGCGTCTTATGGACTCGCGGGCCTTCTGTAACATCATGCTATTATCATGCGGAGGAAGTAACGCGCGAAAGATTCATAGACGGCTGGTTTAACACTGGCGATTACGTGCAGATTGACTCGGACGGCTACATAAAAATTTTAGACCGCGTAACAGATATTATTATCGTCGGAGGCTTCAACGTTTACCCGCAGGAAGTAGAGGCGATTTTGTCAGAGCATCCGGCAGTAAATACAGCTGTTGTTGTGGGAATGCCTAATGACATAAGCGGCGAAGTCCCGAAAGCGTTTATTATTCGCAATCCCGAAGTAAATGCAACTGAGAGCGAGCTAATAAAATTCTGCAAAGAAAGACTCTCACACTATAAAGTACCTCGAAGCGTAGAATTTGTAGAGTCTCTGCCGATTTCTGCGACGGGAAAAATTTTAAGGCGCGTCCTGCGTCAGAAAGAACGTGATAAACAATGAGACTTGAAGATATAATTATCCCCAATCTTGAGTCAAATCAATCTGAAAATTGTTACTGGGTTGACGGAGTCTGGCACACTCGCGGGGAATTGCTGAATATCGTAAATAATTGCGAAAAAGTTTTAAAGCGTGCTGGATTCTCTCGCGGTCAAAGACTTGTAGTCATGCTGAGAAATTCGCCGTTGATTCCTGCTATATCGCTTGCAGTGTGGAAATTAGGCGGTATTTTCTGCCCATTGAACGAGAAATCCGGTTATGAGTCATTAGCCGGCACTCTTGAATTAATCAAACCTTTTGCAGTAATTTCCGGTCATGACATAGAGGGACTCAAATGGCCGTGTTTCACGTGTGATTTAAACGCTGACACATTGCCGGAGATAACTGGAAAGACTCAGCCTCCCGAACCTGACTCGGCAAATTACGCGGTTATGTTTTCGACTTCAGGCACGACAGGACTTCCCAAAGCTGTACCGCTGACTCACGAGAATTTATACAGCAACTGCATAGCAACAAATAAAATGGTCGAGTCAATCAGCGGCAAAGATACATTTTTGAACGTCCTGCCAAATTTTCACTCATTCGGTTATACGCTGACGATAATATTTCCCCTTCTGATTAACGCGAAAATTGCTTGTGTTCCGTCGTTCCTGCCGCCGTCATTGACGATAAGAGCATTAACAGAAGCAAAAATTGATGTAATGTATGTTGTTCCTGCGATAATGTCATTTTTGTTAATGTCCGTCGAAAAAGGGAAAATGCCCCCGGAGCCTTTATCACGAATTAGAATAATCTGCACAGGCGGCGACAAATTGAATCCTAACGTACATAAGCAGGCGATAAATTTTTTAGGGCGCGACATCATGGAAGGCTACGGACTCACGGAAACATCGCCGGTTATCTGCATGAATAAAGACTGTATCACACAAAGAACGGGCAGCATAGGCCAAGTAATTGACGGCTACGATTATAAGCTGCGAACACGAGAAGGCCAAGACACAACAGATAATGAAGGCGTTTTATGGGTGAAGGGAGCTTCAGTAACACCGGGGTATTTTCACGCGCCTGAAATTACAGCAGAAAGATTTGACTCTGAAGGATTCTTCAACACGGGCGATTACGTAAAAATTGACTCAGACGGCTTTGTTTATATTCTTGACAGAGTAACAGATATTATTATTGTCGGAGGCTTCAACGTTTACCCGCAGGAAGTCGAAAAAGTTTTAGCAGAACATCCGGCAGTACGTCAAGCAGTTGTTGTAGGAATGCCGCACGATATTAACGGACAAATACCGAAGGCTTATATTTTGCTTGAAGAAGGGGCAGACGACAGCAGCGAACAAAAACGCGACATTATAAGATTCGCGAAGGAGAAATTAGCACACTTCAAAGTTCCGAGAGCTGTAGAATTTGTGAATGAATTTCCGTTATCAGGCACGGGAAAAATTTTAAGACGGGTCTTACGTGATATGGCCGCAAAAGAGCATTAATTGTGATAAAATAGGGGCGACAATGAGGGAGCTAGTCATCCCCTAAAAAAATAGCCAGCTTTATCTGGAGAACCTATCCAATAAACAAAGGACAAGTTTCACAAGATAGAAGAGAGCAGCGATTAAGTGGTGAAATCCTGACAGAAAATCACGTCGCTGCTTCTTGTTACTAGCGTTGTTCTTACGACCCTTTTTAGGCATCGCGTTGCACCGCCTTTCTGCAGGGGCGGATCCCCAATCAGCGAAGAGTCCCTGCTCACTCTCTGGGGCTCCCTCGTGGAAAATATTATAACAGAGAAAAATTTTGTGTGATAAAATAACAGGAGCAGCGGTGAGGGAGTTAGCTGACTCCCAGAAAAACTAAATCGTGAATTACACCCTTAACGGGTAAACCAATCTACAAGAAGTAGAATAGTCTTCACGACCCAGAAGATGGCAGCGGCGATTTTATCGATCCAGGGGAGGAACGATTGCCGCTGTTTGCGTCTTCCGGTTTTACGAGGCCGTTTAACAGTCATCGCATTCACCTCAACTCTACAGGGCGGCTCCCCGTTTGGACGATGAGCCCTGTTTCTCATCCGGGACTCCCTCGTGAAAAATATTATAGCATTAATTAATATATCTCATGTTACGGCCAAGAAAACGCAAATATTTCTTGATATTGTCAGGAAGTTCGCGAGTCAAACAATTAATATTTACGACACTTTTTCTAATTTCAACGCTGTTAATTCCGTATTCTCCGCCGAAATTTCTTATTGCAGTGAGTCCAGCTAAATAATTCGCCTCGTCCGGGATTTTTCCGAACCTGTCTAACATTTCAGCAAGCAAATTATCAAGTTCATCAAGTCCCACAACATTAACGAGTCTGCGATAAATTGTAACTCTCACATCATCCTGCGGAATATAATATGACGGAATCAACCCGCCGCCCCTGTCTGAAGTTATTTCTACTTTTTTCGGCAATTTGACTCCGCGTAACTTGTTTAATTCTTCTTCAAGCATTCTGTAAAATACTGTGAAATTTCCTGCTTTCATATTTCCGTGCTGCTTTGTGCCCCCGACTTGGCCGCCGCCCCTGATGTCTAAATCTCTTCTTGCAATCTCGTAGCCCGACCCTAAATCAGTCATTGTAGAAATTGCGTCGAGTCTGTCCTGCGTATCTTGAGTCAATGAGTTCTTATCAGGGTAAAAGAA is a window encoding:
- a CDS encoding AMP-binding protein, whose translation is MNLSSCMDKYINSYPDKTCCWFNNKWLTRKEFGALAEKVTNLLRDSGFKAGQKLAVLMPNSPMTLAVIYATWKLGGIFCPLNEKTGEISLLKTLDLLKPFAVILSEGVKSELESSLKNSGWVCARLGSENLTGNENFTGKIQPSDDFDKTLAVIFSTSGTTGDPKAVPLTHENIYDNCVACLEHVPDLHESDSLLNVLPNFHAFGFTICSVLPFVLGATQVLVANFMPPSNVIKALELTKPTVLLLVPTMLGFAASMLERAGKKLTGIKLVIAGGDRYNTKLDDRITAAFGVPVIEGYGITECSPVLAVNPTPASRKLGTVGPALPRFELQLRSESGEKLTIPGEGVLWTRGPSVTSCYYHAEEVTRERFIDGWFNTGDYVQIDSDGYIKILDRVTDIIIVGGFNVYPQEVEAILSEHPAVNTAVVVGMPNDISGEVPKAFIIRNPEVNATESELIKFCKERLSHYKVPRSVEFVESLPISATGKILRRVLRQKERDKQ
- a CDS encoding AMP-binding protein, whose product is MRLEDIIIPNLESNQSENCYWVDGVWHTRGELLNIVNNCEKVLKRAGFSRGQRLVVMLRNSPLIPAISLAVWKLGGIFCPLNEKSGYESLAGTLELIKPFAVISGHDIEGLKWPCFTCDLNADTLPEITGKTQPPEPDSANYAVMFSTSGTTGLPKAVPLTHENLYSNCIATNKMVESISGKDTFLNVLPNFHSFGYTLTIIFPLLINAKIACVPSFLPPSLTIRALTEAKIDVMYVVPAIMSFLLMSVEKGKMPPEPLSRIRIICTGGDKLNPNVHKQAINFLGRDIMEGYGLTETSPVICMNKDCITQRTGSIGQVIDGYDYKLRTREGQDTTDNEGVLWVKGASVTPGYFHAPEITAERFDSEGFFNTGDYVKIDSDGFVYILDRVTDIIIVGGFNVYPQEVEKVLAEHPAVRQAVVVGMPHDINGQIPKAYILLEEGADDSSEQKRDIIRFAKEKLAHFKVPRAVEFVNEFPLSGTGKILRRVLRDMAAKEH